From one Marmota flaviventris isolate mMarFla1 chromosome 1, mMarFla1.hap1, whole genome shotgun sequence genomic stretch:
- the Or6b1 gene encoding olfactory receptor 6B1: protein MEVENQTRVTKFILVGFPGSLSMRTAVFLMFLVAYILTVTENVIIILLVQQNRPLHKPMYFFLANLSFLETWYISVTVPKLLFSFWSMSNSISFTHCMIQLYFFIALMCTECVLLAAMAYDRYVAICRPLHYPTIMSHGLCFQLALGSWAIGFGISLAKIYFIFRLSFCGPNVINHFFCDISPVLNLSCTDMSIAELVDFVLALVIFLFPLSITVLSYGCILATVVRMPTGKQKAFSTCASHLVVVTIFYSATIFMYARPRAIHAFNMNKIISIFYAIVTPALNPFIYCLRNREVKEALKKLIYCQATGSD from the coding sequence ATGGAGGTGGAGAACCAGACCCGGGTCACCAAGTTCATTCTGGTGGGGTTCCCCGGGAGCTTGAGCATGCGCACAGCAGTGTTCCTGATGTTCCTTGTGGCCTACATTCTGACAGTGACTGAAAATGTGATCATTATTCTGTTGGTGCAACAGAACCGGCCACTGCACAAGCCTATGTACTTCTTTCTGGCCAACCTGTCCTTCCTGGAGACCTGGTACATCTCTGTGACTGTGCCCAAGTTGCTGTTTAGTTTTTGGTCTATGAGCAACAGCATCTCCTTCACGCACTGTATGATACAGCTTTACTTCTTCATTGCGCTCATGTGCACAGAGTGTGTTCTCCTGGCTGCCATGGCCTACGACCGTTACGTGGCCATTTGCCGCCCACTCCACTACCCCACCATCATGAGTCACGGGCTCTGTTTCCAATTGGCTCTTGGTTCCTGGGCCATTGGCTTTGGCATCTCTTTGGCAAAGATCTACTTCATCTTCCGCCTCAGCTTCTGTGGCCCCAATGTCATCAATCACTTCTTCTGTGACATCTCGCCAGTGCTGAACCTCTCCTGCACAGACATGTCCATAGCTGAGTTGGTGGACTTCGTCTTGGCCCTGGTCATCTTCCTCTTCCCACTCTCCATCACTGTCCTGTCCTACGGATGCATTCTGGCCACTGTTGTACGCATGCCCACAGGAAAGCAGAAAGCCTTCTCCACGTGTGCTTCCCACCTTGTGGTGGTCACCATCTTCTATTCTGCCACTATCTTCATGTATGCCCGGCCCCGAGCCATCCATGCCTTCAACATGAACAAAATCATTTCCATCTTCTACGCCATCGTCACCCCCGCTCTAAACCCTTTCATTTATTGCCTAAGAAATCGAGAGGTGAAAGAAGCTCTGAAGAAACTCATCTATTGCCAAGCCACTGGATCTGACTAA